A single Drechmeria coniospora strain ARSEF 6962 chromosome 03, whole genome shotgun sequence DNA region contains:
- a CDS encoding IQ calmodulin-binding motif domain protein codes for MTTSSCLLEVPTYYLPSREALLAGRAHSSANITHAIAAPSAPPLPSPPPPPPPSLPYTPTPAPASGSVGVLAAALFAGLDIRRRSLQDPNPRYFFFDPSCLPSGLEQSSPMGPTGPPLAGPSVPLLAPSTPPTAQPRPTSHPHSFRPVRDSRRVLPSRRRPTRRRRFCRRFRLATRTHAGGTFLDLGAAAVPHPLGQRSRRSSLLRLGFALLRDASPSTHLPHDHHHHHHHHADPMRRPSVDLSDPSRNLEESRGLGSVEAMDVDGEVGLAVDVDLTMPPADVDVLDRDARIYTPPPRVAARFYRPSHARRKDSAASSRRNSISSAHSRCSSIQPSTGRESGQSKYIAQHLRRASFLEDRRARLADRAAHAEKVRLRAAMVKATPRGHTASEERALAAQQARERNLAEIVASCAEEVRKAKQVAELTKEKREQEAAKMKAKMEERMAEAERRRDELRSRSATPRGRGQSIMARKQLELLPPVKEADRPRLTDDVAATRLQGWWRGRLRRTIIRQFNGLGLSVDGIRDTSFDAVVELLARENVLLVTARLLRICGLREGGPRSVEEMAAVRTFLGAFLILGHPNQVLLNKHEAAAADDDDDDDKDDHPLSAHRMPAGDLANPQLQDLIGKARDLLITFERILVRLSSSNRYTTPPALRRTLPEAYAVFYNAFISWKSRDSNALIEVMVMQFVELDAIFQTVKDTSDDAAAGLYRKSIQDSQLMLIVRIKKLAGAERGKRMLFRAVSEARKARGAKKQTGDTKPRGADAAAAAAPGHAPPAGLAPTTTSQTLTPPATPVGKGETDAAPAHVELHGLLPDNRVVVHELAINREYQIPLADYLEQQAILIRPLYAQMRDVTADDKPEANFRIFILLAASIKDKLQRLLTPGNPMHTLIGEILDPDMAEQQFTIGHFSYENFFAAMASLLPKLCAPFRDDEVQDLVRNRLGAGSLTDRVEALNGFIDVMLCDYINYMLRVAAPRLIESAAQYEAKRFGWDVTHAGMRLDVAEAAWKGAVAKVTAEVQKRDPEGICHPRSQPTAARFYAQLLVDVFTLPTPVTADRVPEMLRLDLERINQVSTMVRRIVTVGAVLLQCKNLLKRDVRMQWRMEASRIMTVLETDDLPLEATVEGTMSALEAGRSMPAVTKKQLRALVAKVLGASEDMSRQSAEPREPVLRLLMTRLRGNILARLAPGSASDKVKAANSAGEKLASLGLSEFVDKVRHISDLLDRVGSADRAAHSTWWDAVATKVREENLQPASS; via the exons ATGACCACCAGCAGCTGCCTACTAGAGGTACCTACATACTACCTAC CCTCGCGTGAAGCCTTGCTCGCCGGGCGTGCACATTCTTCCGCAAACATCACAcacgccatcgccgccccttcggcccctcccctcccctctcctcctcctcctccccccccctccctcccctaCACCCCGACCCCAGCCCCTGCCAGCGGAAGCGTTGGCGTGCTTGCTGCTGCGCTGTTCGCCGGCCTGGACATTCGTCGCCGTTCGCTTCAAGATCCGAATCCCAGGTATTTCTTCTTCGACCCATCGTGTTTGCCGTCCGGCCTCGAGCAGTCGTCGCCCATGGGACCTACTGGCC CACCTCTCGCCGGGCCCTCGGTGCCTCTGCTCGCACCTTCGACACCACCCACGGCCCAGCCCCGACCGACCTCTCACCCTCATTCCTTCCGGCCGGTCCGAGACTCGAGGCGAGTGCTgccaagccgacgacggccgactcgccgacgacgtttCTGTCGCCGATTCCGCCTCGCCACCCGCACCCACGCCGGCGGAACCTTTCTCGACCTCGGTGCCGCAGCCGTCCCTCACCCTCTCGGCCAGCGGTCACGCCGTAGCAGCCTGCTTCGCCTCGGCTTCGCACTCCTTCGCGACGCCTCCCCGTCGACTCACCTCCCTCacgaccaccaccaccaccaccaccaccacgcCGACCCGATGCGCCGTCCCTCGGTCGACCTGTCCGACCCGTCGCGCAACCTCGAGGAGTCGAGGGGCCTGGGCtccgtcgaggccatggacgtcgacggcgaagtcggcctcgccgtcgacgtcgacctgaCCATGCctcccgccgacgtcgacgtcttggACCGCGATGCCCGCATCTACACGCCGCCCCcgcgcgtcgccgcccgcttCTACCGACCCTCCCACGCCCGCCGCAaggactcggccgcctcgtcgcgtCGAAactccatctcgtcggcccaTTCCCGGTGCTCCTCGATCCAGCCCTCGACCGGCCGCGAGAGCGGGcagagcaagtacatcgCTCAGCACCTGCGTCGAGCCTCCTTCCTCGAGGACCGACGAGCCCGCCTGGCCGACCGCGCCGCCCACGCGGAAAAGGTTCGCCTCCGCGCCGCCATGGTCAAGGCCACGCCGCGCGGCCACACCGCCTCGGAGGagcgcgccctcgccgcccagcagGCGAGGGAGCGTAACCTCGCCGAGATCGTCGCCAGCTGCGCCGAGGAGGTGAGGAAGGCCAAGCAGGTGGCCGAGCTGACCAAGGAAAAGCGCGAgcaggaggcggccaagatgAAGGCCAAGATGGAGGAGcgcatggccgaggccgagcggcggcgggacgAGCTGCGAAGCCGGAGCGCCACCCCCCGCGGTCGAGGCCAGAGCATCATGGCGAGGAAGCAGCTCGAGCTCCTGCCGCCCGTCAAGGAGGCCGACCGGCCCCGGCtgaccgacgacgtcgccgccacgcGCCTCCAGGGCTGGTGGCGCGGCCGCCTGCGGAGGACCATCATCCGCCAGTTcaacggcctcggcctgtccgtcgacggcatccgcgACACGTCCtttgacgccgtcgtcgagctgctggcgCGCGAGAACGTCCTGCTCGTCACGGCCCGTCTGCTCCGCATCTGCGGCCTTCGCGAGGGTGGCCCGAGGTccgtcgaggagatggccgccgtccgcACCTTTCTCGGCGCCTttctcatcctcggccacccCAACCAGGTCCTCCTCAACAagcacgaggccgccgccgccgacgacgacgacgacgacgacaaagaCGACCACCCCCTGTCGGCCCACCGCATGCCGGCCGGCGACCTCGCCAACCCGCAATTGCAGGATCTCATCGGCAAGGCCAGGGACCTGCTCATCACCTTTGAACGCATACTCGTCcgcctgtcgtcgtcgaaccggtacacgacgccgccggcgctgagGAGGACGCTGCCCGAGGCCTACGCCGTCTTCTACAACGCCTTCATCTCGTGGAAGTCGCGCGACTCCAACGCCCTCATCGAGGTCATGGTCATGCAgttcgtcgagctcgacgccatctTCCAGACCGTCAAGGACacgagcgacgacgccgccgccggcctctaCCGCAAGAGCATCCAGGACAGCCAGCTGATGCTTATCGTGCGCATCAAgaagctcgccggcgccgagcggGGCAAGAGGATGCTCTTCCGCGCCGTCTCCGAGGCCCGAAAGGCTCGCGGCGCCAAGAAGCAGACGGGCGACACGAAGCCCCGgggggccgacgccgccgccgccgccgcccctgGCCATGCGCCCCcggccggcctcgcgccgacgacgacgtcgcagaccctcacgccgccggccacgcccgtcggcaagggcgagACCGACGCCGCGCCGGCCCACGTCGAGCTTCACGGCTTGCTCCCCGACaaccgcgtcgtcgtccacgaGCTCGCCATCAACCGGGAATATCAGATTCCTCTCGCCGACTacctcgagcagcaggccaTCCTCATCCGGCCCCTGTACGCGCAGATGCGAGACGTCACTGCCGACGACAAGCCCGAGGCCAACTTTCGCatcttcatcctcctcgccgccagcaTCAAGGACAAGCTGCAGCGTCTCCTGACGCCGGGGAACCCCATGCACACCCTCATCGGCGAGATTCTGGACCCTGACATGGCCGAGCAGCAGTTCACCATCGGTCACTTTTCCTACGAAAacttcttcgccgccatggcttCGCTGCTGCCGAAGCTGTGCGCGCCCTTccgggacgacgaggtgcaGGACCTCGTGCGGAaccggctcggcgccggcagctTGACGGACCGCGTCGAGGCCCTCAACGGCTTCATCGACGTGATGCTGTGCGACTACATCAACTACATGctccgcgtcgccgccccgcGCCTCATCGAGTCGGCCGCCCAGTACGAGGCGAAGCGCTTCGGCTGGGACGTCACCCACGCCGGCATGCGTCtggacgtcgccgaggccgcctggaagggcgccgtcgccaaggtCACGGCCGAGGTTCAGAAGCGCGACCCCGAGGGTATCTGCCATCCCCGGtcgcagccgacggcggctcgcTTCTACGCTCAGCTGCTTGTCGACGTCTTCACCCTGCCGACGCCCGTGACGGCGGATCGCGTGCCCGAGATGCTgcgcctcgacctcgagcgcATCAACCAGGTCTCGACCATGGTCCGgcgcatcgtcaccgtcggcgccgtcctgctcCAGTGCAAGAACCTGCTCAAGCGCGACGTGCGCATGCAGTGGAGGATGGAGGCGTCGCGCATCATGACGGTGCTCGAGACCGACGACCTGCCGCTCGAGGCGACCGTCGAGGGCACCATGTCGgctctcgaggccggccgctcgatgccggccgtgaCGAAGAAGCAGctccgcgccctcgtcgccaaggTGCTCGGCGCGAGCGAGGACATGTCTCGGCAATCCGCCGAGCCTCGCGAGCCCGTCCTGCGCCTGCTCATGACGCGCCTCCGAGGCAACATCCTCGCCCGGCTGGCGCCCGGCTCCGCGAGcgacaaggtcaaggccgccAACTCGGCCGGCGAAAAGCTGGCCAGCCTGGGTCTGTCCGAGTTCGTCGACAAGGTGCGACACATTTCGGACCTGCTGGACAGGGTCGGGTCGGCGGATCGGGCGGCGCACAGCACCTGGTGGGATGCCGTGGCGACCAAGGTGCGCGAGGAGAACCTCCAGCCGGCCTCATCTTGA